The Pseudomonadota bacterium sequence GGGGGCGCGGCGGCGGATGGCCCGCACGCCGCCGGCGAACGCCTGCCGGCGAGCCTGCCCAGCATCGGCCACCAACCTGCAGCGCCGTGTCGAACCGAACCGCCGTGTCGAACCGAACCGCCGTGTCGAACCGAACCGCTGGGCTAAGACTAATCCGCCTGGTTCAGGTCCGGCATGCGCGAGCAGGGGGCGTTGACGGTGCCCGCGATCCAGTCCCCGCTCGGCCCCGCGCTCAATCCTCCTCCCCCAAGCACGGCAAAGAAGGTGAAGCCGACGAAGCCGTCCTGAGAGAGGATCCCCTGGGGGTCCACGGTGCCCGACAGCTGGTGCATCATCAGGTAGCTGCCCCCGCCACCCACCGACGACTCCTCAAAGATGGTGCGTCCGTGAAACATGGGTTTGACCTCGAAGTCCATCCGAATCGTATTGCCCGCAGACTGGGGTCCCAACTCGTAGCGCGCGGGGAATCCAGCAACTTCCGGAAGAAAATTGTGGCCCTTGATCTCGATCTGAAAACCGTGGAGCTCCTCCATGGCTCCGCCGCGAGGCGTGTACAAGATATCCATATCCGCCTCGATTTCGTCGAACACGCAGCCCGTGCGCGTGGCGGGGTCGAGGCACTCGTATTCAATGCGACAATCCTCATGGGGTGCCGGTCCGTCGATGTCTTCGTGGACAGAAATGCCGTCCATGCAGCCAAAGATGTGAGCATGCTGCATGTTTCCAGGGTAGGGAGGCGCGTCCGACATCATGGCGCACCAACCATCGCGCCCCGCTGAGTCGCCGGAGCCGCAGGCTACGGTCCCCAACAGGAGAGCGAAGATAGCGAGCTGTGGAACGATGCGTGTCATTATCAACAAGTCCTTTCACTGGGACGCCCGGCTGGCGATCGCGTCAGGAACTCGCGCACAGTCTGCCACCAGAACTACCAGGCCCGCAAGGCTCGGACCGAACGAATCCGGGCGAAAACGCGCTTCCCGGCAGCGATCGTTTGGTCCGGCGAGATCTGTGTAACCGGTCCGACCGCCAGGCGACGAACAGCAAACAGTGACCCGGCGTCCAAGCGACCGCGTGGTGAGCCTGTCCGTGAGCGTTGCGGCGCTCGCGGCTGCGTCGGGAATCCAGATCGAGCGCGGCCGCAGGGCGCACGAGCCCGAGTCTCCCGGGCTGACCGTGGAGCATGGACCTGCTGCCATGGTGGACCGGAAAGCGCCCGCGGTGGCTCGCGACGGTCCGGCACAGCACGCGCTTCGCTGCAGTGCGACGGGCTGCTCGATCGCGCCCGGGCGCGGCCCTTGCCGAAAACCCATCGAGCCCGTGCTTCGCTGGCGCTTCGAGACGGGCGGCCCCGTCACCGCCAGCCCGGCACTGTCCCCGGATGGCGGGTCCGTGTACGTCGGATCGCACGATGGTTACCTGTACGCTCTCGACCGGCATGGGAAGCGGCGCTGGAGCCGGTTTCTCGGTGGCAAGGTCTACTCGGGGGCTCTGGTGGGCAAGAACGGGCACGTGTTCGTGGGCTCGGACGCTCGTGCCCTGTGGTCCTTCAGCGCGACCGGCGAGCTGCGCTGGCGATTCCGGACAGCCGGGGAGGCTGACACCACCCCGGCCCAGGCGCCCGACGGGACACTGTACTTCGCGGCAGGCGCCAGCCTGTACGCGCTCGGCGCCCAGGGTCGCGAGCTGTGGCGCTTGCGCGTGCCGGCAAAGATCTACTCGAGCCCAGCGCTGGGGCCCGACGGAACCATCTACACGGGCAGCCAGGACGATCACCTGTACGCCGTGGACCGCGCAGGTCGCGTACGCTGGCGCTACCGCACCCGCGGCGACGTGGACGCAGCGCCCCTGGTCGGGCAGCACGGTAACGTCTACGTTGGATCGGATGACGATCGGCTGTATGCGCTGTCAGCGGACGGGCGCCTGCGCTGGGCCGCGAACCTGGGCGGCCACGTGAGAGCCCGGCCTGCCCTGGACGCTCACGGTGGTGTGATCGCGAGCAGCTTCGGTCCCAGAGCCACGATCCTGAGCCTGGACGCCAGGCTGGGGCGCGTACGCTGGCACCATCGACTACCGCTCGCGTACTCCACCGAGGCGGGCAGCCGTTCTGGGGCCGTGGTCGGCGTGCGGGGAAGCATCTACGTGGGCGCGCACGATCACAAGCTATACGCGTTCGACCCGCACGGACGGCTGCGCTGGACATATCGCACCGCAGGCAGGATCGACTCGACCCCGACCCTGGGGCCGGACAACGCCCTGTACTTCGGGACCCGAGGCGGCGCGGTGTACGCTCTCACGGATTCGGCGCTCCGATGCGAGCAGGCGTCAGCAAACGAACGCCCGCCAAGCCCTTGACGCTGTTGTGGGGCCTGGCGGTGACGTTGCGGGCAACCGGGTAGGGGTCCGTCCAGGTATGCTCGAGCGGTTACTGCTGGATGAAGCTCTGGATCTCGAGCCGGGCTTCCGCCGCTGACGCTGGCGGCAACAGTCGAAGACTGGCACACGGGTTGCTTCGAGATTCCATGTCCACTCCTGACGTTCCTTAGGAGGGGCCCTGAAAACGGGCCCCTCCGTCCATTGCTGCTATCCTGCGACCTGCCCGTAAGGGGTTGGTCGCAAGAGCGAGGTGAAGCGATGGAACGTCGTCGGCAGATCGTTGCTAGACAGGCACCCGAGGCTGTGGGTCCCTACTCGCACGCCATCCGAACCCAGGAGCTGGTGTTCTCGTCTGGTCAGATTCCACTCGATCCGGCGACGGGCACCCTTGTCGATGGCGGCATCGTGGAGCAGACGCACCAGGTCATGAAAAACCTGCTGGCCGTGCTCGAGGCGGCCGGCTGCACCCTCGGGCAGGTGCTCAAGACGACGATCTACCTCACGAACATGGACGACTTCCGGGCCGTGAACGAGGTGTACGGCAGTTACTTCGAGGGGTTGGTGCCACCAGCGCGCTCCACCGTGGCGGTGGCGGCGCTGCCCTTGGGAGCACGGGTGGAGATCGACGCGATCGCTCAGCTCTAGTAGTAGTCCTCTCGCGACGCCACGAATTGCAGGCGCATGCCGGATACGTAGTCGAACTCGGCGTACAGCCGCCCCGCTCGTAGGCCGGCGTCACCGTAGTGCCAGCGGGTCACGGTGCTCTGATCGCCGTAGGCCCGCTGCCGTTCGTCGAGTTCTTCGTGAGCGACCTCGACATCGTTGCCGGTGTACCCGTCGGGCATCTGCGAGAGCGGTACCGACAGCACGATCTTGCTGCCCGCCGGCGCCTGCATCTCGGGACTGAGCTGCAAGGTGGGCCCAAGAGGTGTCTGGTCGTCGTAGTTCGAGAAGGCGGTCGTGGGCTTGGCCTGCATGAACACGACGTCGGTCGCTTGCCGCAAGGTGCCGGCGGGAATCACGATCCTCGCCCCGTTGTCGAGCTCGAGCGTGGCACCGCCGCGACCCACGGCGACCGTCATCTGCTTGCCACCCCGTCGCTGCACCGGAGCGACGGGGCCAGGGGCGGTCGCGTCATCCCCGCTCCGGTTTGCCATGCGCTCATGTCCCGCGCCGGCCCGGTTGGCCTTGGCTGTGGGCCCCGACGTGCCCGCCGCGCCTCCGCAGCCAATCCAGGCTATGCTTGACAATGCGATCGACCAACGTGCGACGTTCATTTCATCCCACCTTCGCGCCCCCGCCACCCGGGCTTGCCCCTTTGCGCGAGGAGCGCGCCAACGTACCTGCAACGGCCGCACAGCCGCAGGTACGGGACGCGCGCCCGAAGCCGCCGGCATAGATCGGGGGACAGCTCTTGGCCCTCATGCAGTCTAGTGTAAGACAAGGTCAGGCAACAGCCCGTTTGGCAACACAGCGAGGCCCACACGGGCACGCGCTTGCGTTCCAGTTGATCAAGAACTTTCCAACAAAGCTCCTGGGATCGCTCGCTCGTCGCCTCGGCGCTCTGCGCCGGGCGAAGCCGCTGTGGACACGCTGGGCCGACTGGTTTCCGCTGACGCCCTTGGGCCTGCTGTTTGTGGCCGGCGCCGCCTTCGTTCTTCGCGTCATGGCCCACGCGCAGCTCGACATGGTGCTGTTGGTGGTCGGGTATGCGGGCTTGGGACTGGGCGCGCTGAGCTTGGCCGCCGTGGCCCTGGGAGCGCTCGGACTCAGGTGGCGGCTGCGCCGGCAAGAGGCGAGCGAGGCCGAGCCGCTGTTGGCCGAGACCGCGGCGAGCCTGCCTACGAGCTTCGAGCTGCCCGCCTTGACCTGGCTGCCGCTCCTGCACCTCGACTGGCAATGGCTCGAGCCCGAAGGCGTAGAAGTGCAGCCGGAAACGAGCGCCGCTCGCCGAGCAGAGCAGGTGAGGTTCCAGCGCAGGGGCCAGTTTCGCCGGACAGTTCGACGCATCGTGGTCAGCGACGTGTTCGGGCTGGCCGCGCTCGGCCTCAGGCAGCAGGCCAGCCTGGCGCTCGATGTCCTACCCCACCTGGGCAAGCTCGCGCGTACTCCGGTGCTGCGCTCGCTCAGTGGTGGCGACGACCTGCCGCATCCCATGGGAGTCGAGTCCGGGGACCGGCTCGAGCTGCACCGTTACGTCCCGGGGGATCCGGCGCGGTTCATTCACTGGAAGGCCTATGGGCGCACGCGAAAGCTCATGATTCGCAAACCCGAGCGTGCCCTGGCTCAGGCTCAACGCACCGCGGGCTACTTGGTGGCGGGGCCTTTGGACGAGGCGAGCGCCGCCGTTGCGCGAATGGCCCTGGAGCGCAACCTTCTTGGCCGAGATTGGGTCTTCGGTAGCGACGAGGACCCCTTTCCCGTGACCCGGCTCGAAGCCGCCCTGGCGACCCTGATGCGTTCGGGCGGCCTGCACGAACAAGGTGCGCTGGGGCTCGAGGAGTTCCTGCGCCAGGCCGAGCGCAGCGGCCCGGTGAGCGCGGTCGTGTTCGTCCCCGCGCAGCCGGGGTCGTGGCTGGATCGGGCCGTCGCGGCTTCGCGCAAGCCCGGTCGCACCGTGCGCTTCGTCGTCGGCGTGGA is a genomic window containing:
- a CDS encoding PQQ-binding-like beta-propeller repeat protein is translated as MTRRPSDRVVSLSVSVAALAAASGIQIERGRRAHEPESPGLTVEHGPAAMVDRKAPAVARDGPAQHALRCSATGCSIAPGRGPCRKPIEPVLRWRFETGGPVTASPALSPDGGSVYVGSHDGYLYALDRHGKRRWSRFLGGKVYSGALVGKNGHVFVGSDARALWSFSATGELRWRFRTAGEADTTPAQAPDGTLYFAAGASLYALGAQGRELWRLRVPAKIYSSPALGPDGTIYTGSQDDHLYAVDRAGRVRWRYRTRGDVDAAPLVGQHGNVYVGSDDDRLYALSADGRLRWAANLGGHVRARPALDAHGGVIASSFGPRATILSLDARLGRVRWHHRLPLAYSTEAGSRSGAVVGVRGSIYVGAHDHKLYAFDPHGRLRWTYRTAGRIDSTPTLGPDNALYFGTRGGAVYALTDSALRCEQASANERPPSP
- a CDS encoding RidA family protein codes for the protein MERRRQIVARQAPEAVGPYSHAIRTQELVFSSGQIPLDPATGTLVDGGIVEQTHQVMKNLLAVLEAAGCTLGQVLKTTIYLTNMDDFRAVNEVYGSYFEGLVPPARSTVAVAALPLGARVEIDAIAQL
- a CDS encoding DUF58 domain-containing protein, translating into MATQRGPHGHALAFQLIKNFPTKLLGSLARRLGALRRAKPLWTRWADWFPLTPLGLLFVAGAAFVLRVMAHAQLDMVLLVVGYAGLGLGALSLAAVALGALGLRWRLRRQEASEAEPLLAETAASLPTSFELPALTWLPLLHLDWQWLEPEGVEVQPETSAARRAEQVRFQRRGQFRRTVRRIVVSDVFGLAALGLRQQASLALDVLPHLGKLARTPVLRSLSGGDDLPHPMGVESGDRLELHRYVPGDPARFIHWKAYGRTRKLMIRKPERALAQAQRTAGYLVAGPLDEASAAVARMALERNLLGRDWVFGSDEDPFPVTRLEAALATLMRSGGLHEQGALGLEEFLRQAERSGPVSAVVFVPAQPGSWLDRAVAASRKPGRTVRFVVGVDGIASASQPTHVARLLLLPQASGHTPAAPLREVLRRLGETRCQVSIYDRVSGRQLSELHLRDQGGRQGVSGGA